GAGGTAGCCTCGCAGCGAAGGCTGAGCATCGAAGAACGTCTCGAGGAAGGGGAGGAACGCTTCCGGCGGCAACTCTCTCAGGCGAAAGAGCACGATACCAGGCGCTGGGGCCAATCGGTGCCGGAAGACCAGCTCTCCGAAATCACGGTCGAACGTCAGGACAATGCGGTCCTCGGCCGCGGCCAATCCCAGGAGAAAGGCGTCTGATAGCGCGGCTCTGATGACTTCGCTCCGGCATCGCGGCCGGCACGGAGGCCGGCCCCACCCGTTGCATCGGTGGCGCAGGCCTCCGTGCCTG
The nucleotide sequence above comes from Candidatus Tanganyikabacteria bacterium. Encoded proteins:
- a CDS encoding DUF5615 family PIN-like protein — translated: RHGGLRHRCNGWGRPPCRPRCRSEVIRAALSDAFLLGLAAAEDRIVLTFDRDFGELVFRHRLAPAPGIVLFRLRELPPEAFLPFLETFFDAQPSLRGYLTVASPGNFRQLPLP